In Terriglobia bacterium, one DNA window encodes the following:
- a CDS encoding PilZ domain-containing protein: MRRTSSTGTTINVLFITADLTEADYLVYEIRARAPNIHLEVFPGVQRAIDHFKAGCHDAVLVDHRLSDADRSELIAYIQHLGLATPIILIFGPDIDNPTIRMLRAGADAHVVRGPNFVNELPVIIQQALAGSQSEAKASALKSSPLKGDSLKPEGPGPESTARTPASPPAGATAAPTGRQRSVSDRRISQRREVRIPCRLEWHGNSGAAWIHDLSEEGAFLETSALMAAGSEIVIQFDAAGTEVRLEATVTHHGWYLSTDRNFDGFGVQLRNLTPDSRRILQELHSKSTKRAQPKTTLER, from the coding sequence TTGCGGCGCACGTCGTCAACTGGCACCACGATTAATGTGCTGTTCATTACGGCCGATCTCACGGAGGCGGATTACCTGGTATATGAGATCCGGGCAAGAGCACCCAACATACATCTGGAGGTGTTCCCCGGCGTCCAGCGGGCGATCGATCATTTCAAGGCCGGGTGTCATGATGCCGTGCTTGTCGATCACCGCCTGTCCGATGCAGACCGGTCAGAGCTGATCGCATACATCCAACATCTGGGACTTGCTACGCCCATAATCCTCATTTTTGGACCCGACATAGATAATCCCACGATTCGCATGCTCAGAGCGGGCGCCGATGCACATGTTGTCAGAGGTCCGAACTTTGTCAACGAACTCCCGGTTATCATCCAACAAGCTCTCGCCGGCTCTCAATCCGAAGCCAAGGCCTCAGCCCTGAAATCATCACCACTGAAGGGGGACAGTCTTAAACCGGAAGGCCCGGGACCGGAAAGCACGGCCCGCACGCCCGCCAGTCCGCCGGCAGGAGCCACGGCAGCCCCAACCGGCCGCCAACGTTCCGTTTCGGACCGGCGCATATCGCAACGTCGGGAAGTCCGTATCCCTTGCCGTTTGGAGTGGCATGGGAATTCGGGCGCCGCATGGATCCACGATCTGTCTGAAGAGGGGGCTTTTCTCGAAACTTCAGCCCTGATGGCGGCAGGCAGTGAAATAGTAATCCAATTTGATGCTGCCGGCACCGAAGTGCGGCTGGAAGCCACGGTCACGCACCACGGCTGGTATCTGAGCACGGATCGAAATTTCGACGGATTTGGAGTCCAGCTCCGAAATCTGACACCGGATTCAAGGCGGATACTTCAAGAATTGCACAGTAAGAGCACCAAACGGGCCCAGCCCAAGACCACTCTGGAACGCTGA